Proteins encoded together in one Candidatus Sulfotelmatobacter sp. window:
- a CDS encoding efflux RND transporter periplasmic adaptor subunit, with the protein MKPWKKIAIGVGIAVLLIIIVGFTVSQSSKNVVTVQTAKLSRQDLATVVSASGEIKPKTYVNIGANAFGKITHLYVREGEHVKKGQLLAQLENVQSSADVNANEASLQAAQTDALAAEANLKTSQADLVRAQADYDRNKLDWERAQSLFKDGLISKSDFDSRKNAWATAEAGLGQAQARVAQAKAQEDSADGHIAQAKATLTHYTDLLQKTTYPAPFDGVITNLPVREGETVVIGIQNAQGSTLMTIADMSVITAEVKVDETDIVNVHLGQPADVTIDAIPKKIFHGTVSEIGDNAIVRSSGVSTSQSTTASEEAKDFKVVVTLQDAPQDLRPGLSTTAKITTANRSNAVALPIQALTLRSKEQIEQQNNPPGSVHAAAPAAAEAASKTKKGDDLQGVFVIRNKKAMFVPVTTGITGTTDIEVLDGLKEGDEVITGSYKVLRTLRPGTSVKIDNTVPKKEEES; encoded by the coding sequence ATGAAACCTTGGAAAAAAATTGCAATCGGCGTCGGGATCGCGGTTCTACTAATAATCATTGTCGGCTTCACCGTGAGCCAGAGCAGCAAGAATGTGGTCACGGTGCAAACCGCCAAGCTGTCGCGGCAGGATCTGGCGACGGTGGTAAGCGCCTCGGGCGAGATTAAGCCCAAGACGTACGTAAACATCGGCGCTAACGCCTTTGGCAAGATCACCCACTTGTATGTACGCGAGGGTGAGCACGTAAAGAAGGGACAATTGTTGGCGCAACTGGAAAACGTGCAGTCTTCGGCCGACGTGAATGCCAACGAAGCATCGTTGCAGGCGGCGCAGACGGACGCGTTGGCGGCGGAAGCGAATCTCAAGACCTCGCAGGCCGATCTGGTGCGTGCGCAAGCGGACTACGACCGCAACAAGCTCGACTGGGAACGGGCGCAGAGCCTGTTCAAGGACGGCCTGATTTCCAAATCGGATTTCGACAGCCGCAAGAATGCATGGGCGACTGCCGAAGCGGGGCTGGGGCAGGCGCAGGCTCGCGTAGCGCAGGCCAAAGCGCAGGAAGACTCGGCTGATGGACACATCGCGCAGGCCAAGGCTACCCTGACGCACTATACGGATTTGTTGCAGAAGACGACGTATCCGGCGCCCTTTGATGGCGTGATTACGAACCTGCCGGTGCGCGAAGGGGAGACGGTGGTGATCGGCATTCAGAATGCGCAAGGCAGTACGCTGATGACCATTGCCGATATGTCGGTGATCACCGCCGAAGTCAAAGTCGATGAGACCGACATCGTAAATGTGCATCTGGGTCAACCTGCGGATGTGACCATTGATGCCATTCCCAAAAAGATTTTTCACGGCACGGTTTCGGAAATCGGAGACAACGCAATTGTGCGCTCCAGTGGCGTCTCAACCTCGCAGTCGACGACGGCCAGCGAAGAGGCGAAAGATTTCAAAGTCGTCGTGACTTTACAGGATGCGCCTCAGGACTTGCGCCCTGGGCTTTCGACCACTGCCAAGATCACGACCGCAAACCGGAGCAACGCCGTGGCGCTGCCGATTCAGGCGCTGACGCTGCGGAGTAAAGAGCAAATCGAGCAGCAGAATAATCCGCCGGGCTCGGTCCATGCCGCGGCGCCGGCGGCGGCAGAAGCTGCATCGAAGACGAAGAAAGGGGATGACTTGCAGGGGGTTTTCGTCATCCGAAATAAGAAGGCAATGTTCGTACCCGTGACCACGGGAATTACTGGGACGACCGACATCGAAGTACTCGACGGGCTAAAAGAAGGCGACGAGGTAATTACCGGGAGTTATAAGGTCTTGCGCACCCTGCGTCCGGGGACCAGCGTAAAGATCGATAATACGGTGCCGAAGAAAGAAGAAGAGTCGTAA
- a CDS encoding ABC transporter ATP-binding protein: MPPTANLAPPESCMIAAEDLWKTYDMGSEQQVHALRGVNLRIQRNEYVAIMGPSGSGKSTLMNLIGCLDTPSKGKYWLNSQLVSELDDDELARIRNKEIGFVFQTFNLLARATALHNVELPLIYAGVPTEERMERAKASLAAVGMEARMSHKPNELSGGQRQRVAIARALVNRPSIILADEPTGNLDSQTGIEIMALFDRLQAEGNTIILVTHEGDIAEYAHRVIHIKDGVIASDESKGPGQRS; the protein is encoded by the coding sequence ATGCCCCCCACCGCGAATCTGGCGCCGCCGGAATCGTGCATGATTGCGGCCGAGGATCTCTGGAAAACTTACGACATGGGTTCGGAGCAGCAGGTGCATGCCTTGCGCGGCGTGAATCTGCGGATCCAGCGCAATGAATATGTCGCCATCATGGGGCCATCGGGCTCGGGGAAATCGACGCTGATGAATCTGATCGGCTGCCTCGACACGCCCTCGAAGGGAAAGTACTGGCTCAACAGCCAATTGGTCAGCGAACTGGACGACGACGAACTGGCACGCATCCGCAATAAGGAAATTGGCTTTGTATTCCAGACTTTCAACCTGCTAGCCCGGGCTACGGCGCTGCATAATGTGGAGCTGCCGCTGATCTACGCCGGCGTTCCGACCGAAGAGCGCATGGAGCGCGCCAAGGCATCGCTGGCGGCGGTGGGCATGGAAGCCCGGATGAGCCACAAGCCGAACGAACTCTCCGGCGGGCAGAGGCAGCGTGTGGCCATTGCGCGCGCCCTGGTGAACCGGCCGTCGATTATTCTGGCCGACGAGCCTACGGGCAATCTGGATTCGCAGACGGGCATTGAAATCATGGCTCTGTTTGACCGGCTCCAGGCCGAAGGTAACACGATCATTCTGGTTACTCACGAAGGCGACATCGCGGAATATGCCCACCGGGTGATTCACATCAAAGACGGCGTGATCGCGAGCGATGAGAGCAAGGGGCCCGGGCAACGGAGTTAA
- a CDS encoding diguanylate cyclase, giving the protein MLCGSGEYGSVALSILYHNPTVVASLLALAAVSVVGILAYRGARRRERIAANTDADGEVVFRTLAEAIPQIVWTAVPEGGTDYCNSRWYELTGFSEEQTLGSGWSNALHPDDQPIASRNWENVLRSGEPFEMEYRLQNAAGGFRWQLVRATPMRDSAGAIVRWFGTCTDIEEQRHTQQVLEREIKDRTAELADANTRLQQEMRERDQARRKLDEQNGKMVLELTERSQRATLLAKMGELLQSCISKDEVFAAALGFAPRIFPDRRGAIALLNPERSLVEIAGSWHDCERPVSVFEAADCWALRTGHPHLVVAGDPTARCPHAAGVEHTYLCIPILAQGEALGILHFQATDEVPVLADAEHSLKNTFAGQVGLSVANIRLREALRSQSIKDPLTGLYNRRFLTEIMDREIRRAVRAEQSVGVLMLDLDHFKKFNDTYGHEAGDTILREAAAFFTKSIRVEDTVCRVGGEEFVIILPTADLNAAHGRAERIRSKLREVTVLHQGKSLGMITVSVGVAALPMHGTSAQELLEAADAALYRAKREGRDRVVNAVPTAEKAQLKAIAT; this is encoded by the coding sequence ATGCTTTGTGGAAGTGGGGAATACGGCTCGGTAGCGCTCTCCATCCTTTATCACAATCCCACGGTGGTCGCGTCGTTGCTGGCGCTGGCCGCGGTCTCTGTGGTCGGCATCCTTGCTTATCGGGGAGCGCGGAGGCGCGAGCGCATCGCTGCGAATACCGATGCCGACGGCGAGGTTGTATTCCGCACATTGGCCGAGGCGATTCCGCAGATCGTCTGGACTGCCGTGCCCGAAGGCGGAACCGACTACTGTAATAGCCGCTGGTACGAACTGACTGGGTTCAGCGAAGAGCAGACCCTGGGGTCAGGCTGGTCCAACGCGCTTCATCCTGACGATCAGCCCATCGCGTCGCGGAATTGGGAAAACGTGCTTCGTAGTGGGGAGCCGTTCGAAATGGAATATCGCCTGCAAAATGCGGCCGGAGGTTTCCGCTGGCAACTGGTCCGCGCAACGCCCATGCGCGATTCCGCCGGCGCCATCGTGCGCTGGTTCGGGACCTGCACCGACATCGAGGAGCAACGTCACACCCAACAAGTGCTGGAACGGGAAATCAAAGATCGGACCGCCGAGCTTGCCGACGCCAACACCCGCCTTCAGCAAGAAATGCGGGAACGAGACCAGGCTCGCCGCAAGCTGGATGAGCAAAACGGCAAAATGGTCCTCGAACTCACCGAGCGCTCGCAGCGGGCTACGCTGTTGGCGAAAATGGGCGAACTGCTCCAGAGTTGCATCAGCAAAGACGAGGTTTTCGCGGCAGCCCTGGGTTTTGCTCCCAGAATCTTTCCTGACCGCCGCGGCGCCATAGCCCTGCTGAATCCCGAGCGTAGCCTGGTCGAGATCGCGGGCTCGTGGCATGACTGCGAACGGCCGGTATCGGTGTTTGAGGCCGCCGATTGCTGGGCTCTGCGCACCGGCCATCCCCACCTCGTCGTCGCCGGCGACCCGACGGCTCGCTGCCCTCACGCCGCCGGCGTGGAACATACCTACCTCTGCATTCCCATCCTGGCGCAGGGCGAAGCACTCGGTATTCTTCATTTTCAGGCAACCGATGAGGTTCCCGTTCTGGCGGATGCCGAACATTCACTGAAAAATACTTTTGCCGGGCAAGTTGGACTTTCGGTGGCCAACATCCGATTACGCGAAGCCTTGCGCTCGCAGTCGATTAAAGACCCCTTAACCGGGTTGTACAATCGCCGCTTCCTCACGGAAATAATGGACCGCGAAATCCGCCGCGCCGTGCGCGCCGAACAATCCGTCGGTGTGCTCATGCTCGATCTCGACCACTTCAAAAAGTTCAACGATACCTACGGCCACGAGGCGGGCGACACCATCTTGCGCGAGGCGGCGGCTTTTTTCACCAAGAGCATTCGGGTCGAAGACACCGTGTGCCGAGTCGGAGGCGAGGAATTTGTGATTATCCTGCCGACCGCCGACTTGAACGCCGCGCACGGCCGCGCCGAACGCATTCGCTCGAAATTGCGCGAAGTGACGGTCCTGCACCAGGGCAAGTCCCTGGGCATGATCACCGTATCCGTGGGCGTGGCTGCGCTTCCCATGCATGGCACTTCCGCGCAGGAACTGCTCGAGGCAGCCGATGCCGCCCTCTACCGCGCCAAGCGCGAAGGCCGCGATCGAGTCGTAAATGCCGTTCCCACAGCAGAAAAAGCGCAACTGAAAGCCATCGCGACGTAG
- a CDS encoding penicillin-binding transpeptidase domain-containing protein, producing MSKATRLLRRLVFSLVAYLALASVSFAAHINTSAHATKKTTNSKLGEKKISETPHTRRRLHHLARSRSATPVTRVSASTRRHRYYERFHMSSFAEDITAGDITTGEDPVVRQAAVDALGNMNGTVVAIEPTSGRVLAMVNQRLALSSGAQPCSTIKLSVALAALSEGVVSKETEVALGGRSRMNLTTAIAHSNNAYFEALGRRLGFEKVAYYAHEYGLGELAGYDIPGEQLGSYPDEPISDKLGGVGKMCSFGEGVSMTPLQLGAMVSAIANGGTLYYLQHPITPEEVAGFQPRVKRQLDIAPIIPELSDGMAGAVQYGTARSLRLNFNEEEILGKTGTCSHAGTRFGWFASYANTSVGRIVVVVFLQGGRPTFGPKAAEIAGRIYRNMYDHNFFIAGPAAPADTAAVKTVSTTP from the coding sequence ATGTCGAAAGCAACGAGGCTGCTTCGTCGATTGGTTTTCTCGCTGGTGGCGTACTTGGCGCTCGCGAGCGTGAGCTTTGCGGCACACATCAATACCAGCGCGCACGCCACCAAGAAAACAACGAACTCCAAGCTTGGCGAAAAAAAGATCTCTGAAACTCCGCACACGCGGCGTCGCCTGCACCATCTCGCGCGCAGCCGCAGTGCGACGCCCGTCACTCGGGTCTCTGCATCGACTCGCCGCCATCGCTATTACGAGCGCTTTCACATGAGTTCGTTCGCCGAAGACATTACCGCCGGAGACATCACCACTGGAGAAGATCCGGTCGTCCGCCAGGCCGCGGTTGACGCGCTGGGCAACATGAATGGCACTGTCGTCGCCATCGAACCCACCAGCGGACGTGTTCTCGCCATGGTCAACCAGAGACTGGCGCTCTCCAGCGGGGCGCAGCCTTGCTCGACCATCAAACTCTCCGTCGCTCTGGCCGCCCTCAGCGAAGGCGTGGTCTCGAAAGAAACCGAAGTTGCGCTCGGCGGCCGCAGCCGCATGAATTTAACCACCGCCATCGCCCACTCCAACAATGCATATTTCGAGGCTCTCGGTCGCAGGCTCGGTTTCGAAAAAGTTGCCTACTATGCCCACGAATACGGGCTGGGCGAACTCGCCGGCTACGACATTCCCGGCGAGCAGCTCGGCAGCTATCCCGATGAGCCAATCTCCGATAAGCTCGGCGGCGTCGGAAAAATGTGCTCTTTCGGCGAAGGCGTTTCCATGACGCCGCTGCAACTCGGCGCGATGGTCTCCGCCATCGCCAACGGCGGCACGCTCTATTATCTGCAACACCCAATCACGCCTGAAGAAGTCGCCGGCTTTCAGCCGCGCGTGAAGCGTCAGCTCGACATTGCCCCGATAATTCCCGAACTTTCTGACGGCATGGCCGGCGCCGTTCAATACGGTACCGCCCGCAGCCTGCGCCTGAACTTCAACGAAGAGGAAATTCTCGGCAAGACGGGAACCTGTTCTCACGCCGGAACCCGCTTCGGCTGGTTCGCCTCTTACGCCAACACCAGCGTCGGCCGCATCGTTGTGGTCGTCTTCCTGCAAGGCGGACGCCCCACCTTCGGTCCTAAGGCCGCCGAAATTGCAGGACGCATCTACCGCAATATGTACGATCACAACTTCTTCATCGCCGGCCCGGCCGCGCCGGCCGACACTGCCGCCGTGAAGACGGTTAGCACAACTCCATAA
- the ftsZ gene encoding cell division protein FtsZ: MTNDSSIRISFNEDTRNDAKIKVIGVGGGGGNAVNRMIDAGVEGIEFIVANTDLQALRMSHAPVKLQLGVKLTNGLGAGANPEVGRKAALEDSDKIIEALEGADMVFVTTGLGGGTGTGAAPIIASLACEMGALTVAVVTKPFSFEGKRRMQQAERGIAELMESVDTTIVIPNEKLLAVAEDAGFFESFRIADDILRQGVQGISDIITIPGIINRDFADVKTIMARMGYAVMGTASASGPQRTIEAAQKAIASPLLEAGAIDGARGILINITGSTSLKLAEVQQACTIIQSAAHEDANIIFGAVMDEKMKDAVKITVIATGFREAPTSRHRAPEVRTSFAAAHEDAMEFPEQQSSSDPMPAVMPKHIMESSVSEDTMSADFVNDDHHYADDVAPEPIAHASDRMAGEVISLDTMRSAIVTNMSSNFEQDDLDVPAFLRKRNEVM; this comes from the coding sequence ATGACCAACGATTCCAGCATTCGCATCAGCTTCAACGAAGACACCCGCAACGACGCCAAGATTAAAGTGATCGGCGTGGGCGGCGGCGGCGGCAATGCGGTCAACCGCATGATCGATGCCGGCGTTGAAGGCATTGAATTCATTGTCGCCAACACCGACCTGCAGGCGCTGCGCATGTCGCACGCGCCCGTGAAATTGCAACTTGGTGTGAAGCTGACCAACGGCCTTGGCGCAGGCGCGAACCCTGAAGTCGGCCGCAAAGCCGCGCTCGAAGATTCCGACAAAATTATCGAAGCCCTCGAAGGCGCCGACATGGTGTTCGTCACTACCGGCCTCGGCGGCGGCACTGGCACCGGAGCCGCTCCCATCATCGCGTCGCTGGCCTGCGAAATGGGCGCGCTCACGGTGGCAGTCGTCACGAAGCCGTTTTCGTTTGAAGGCAAACGCCGCATGCAGCAAGCTGAGCGCGGTATTGCCGAACTCATGGAGTCGGTCGATACGACCATCGTCATTCCCAACGAAAAACTGCTGGCCGTCGCCGAAGATGCCGGCTTCTTCGAATCCTTCCGCATCGCCGACGACATTCTTCGCCAGGGCGTGCAGGGCATCTCCGACATCATTACCATTCCCGGCATCATCAACCGCGACTTCGCCGACGTGAAGACCATCATGGCGCGAATGGGATATGCGGTCATGGGCACGGCCTCGGCCAGCGGCCCCCAGCGCACGATCGAGGCCGCGCAGAAAGCTATTGCGTCGCCGCTGCTCGAAGCCGGAGCCATCGATGGCGCGCGCGGCATTCTCATCAACATTACTGGATCGACGTCGCTCAAACTCGCCGAAGTGCAGCAGGCGTGCACTATTATTCAGAGCGCCGCCCACGAAGACGCCAACATCATCTTCGGCGCTGTCATGGACGAGAAGATGAAAGATGCGGTCAAAATTACCGTGATCGCCACCGGCTTCCGCGAAGCTCCGACCTCGCGCCATCGCGCGCCCGAAGTTCGCACCTCGTTCGCGGCAGCGCATGAGGACGCGATGGAATTTCCCGAACAGCAGAGTTCGTCGGACCCCATGCCCGCGGTTATGCCCAAGCACATTATGGAGTCATCGGTTTCTGAAGACACCATGTCGGCCGACTTCGTGAATGATGACCACCACTACGCGGACGACGTAGCCCCCGAACCGATCGCGCATGCGTCCGATCGCATGGCCGGCGAAGTGATCTCGCTCGACACCATGCGCAGCGCCATCGTCACGAATATGTCCTCAAATTTCGAGCAGGACGACCTCGACGTGCCGGCATTTCTGCGCAAGCGCAATGAGGTGATGTGA
- the ftsA gene encoding cell division protein FtsA translates to MGNQQGSFLTAIDVGSAKTCALMAELSDTGLRYRGHGVAESRGSRKGVIVELDKAVDAIQKACEAAEDVAGAPVENAIVGIGGAHVRGVNSHGGISLGTRPREIGRDEIKQAVDRARAIPLPTDREILHLLPQEFILDDQSGVHDPLGMMAARLEVRVHMVTAATSATQNVITAVNRAGVHVDDTVFEPLAAADSVLRNDERELGVCLADIGAGSTELIVFQQGGVAFTGVIPVGGDHFTSDLSVGLCTPLAEAEKIKKIYGNAIVTLIPEGNEVEVPSVGDRPSRLMPQRLVAEILEPRARELFEMMREQLRHSGMFDRCLAGIVLTGGASRLPGIFDVAESVLRRSVRLSWPAPLAKMPSTLSEPEFATVLGMVNYGQRARIARGLQEDRWGTRLKAMLVGKGA, encoded by the coding sequence ATGGGGAACCAGCAAGGAAGCTTTCTGACGGCGATCGACGTAGGCAGTGCCAAGACCTGCGCGCTGATGGCGGAGTTGAGCGACACCGGCCTGCGCTACCGCGGACACGGCGTTGCCGAATCGCGCGGCTCGCGCAAAGGCGTCATCGTCGAACTTGACAAGGCCGTCGACGCCATCCAAAAAGCGTGCGAGGCCGCGGAAGATGTTGCCGGAGCTCCGGTAGAGAACGCCATCGTCGGCATCGGCGGAGCGCACGTTCGCGGCGTGAATAGTCACGGCGGCATCAGCCTGGGCACGCGTCCGCGCGAAATCGGACGCGACGAGATCAAGCAGGCCGTCGATCGCGCCCGCGCCATTCCTCTGCCCACCGACCGCGAAATTCTTCATCTGCTGCCGCAGGAGTTTATTCTCGACGATCAGTCCGGAGTGCACGACCCGCTGGGTATGATGGCCGCGCGCCTCGAAGTGCGAGTGCACATGGTGACCGCCGCCACCAGCGCCACGCAAAACGTGATCACGGCGGTGAACCGAGCAGGTGTGCACGTTGACGATACGGTCTTCGAGCCCCTCGCAGCCGCCGATTCGGTGCTGCGCAACGACGAGCGCGAGCTCGGCGTGTGCCTCGCCGACATCGGCGCGGGATCGACCGAACTGATTGTTTTTCAGCAGGGTGGTGTCGCTTTTACTGGCGTGATCCCCGTCGGCGGAGATCATTTCACCAGCGACCTTTCCGTCGGCCTATGCACGCCGCTCGCCGAGGCGGAAAAAATAAAAAAAATCTACGGCAACGCCATCGTCACTCTGATTCCCGAAGGCAATGAAGTCGAAGTTCCTTCGGTCGGCGATCGTCCGTCGCGCCTGATGCCGCAGCGCCTGGTCGCGGAAATTCTCGAGCCCCGCGCGCGAGAGTTATTCGAGATGATGCGCGAGCAACTACGTCACAGCGGAATGTTCGACCGCTGCCTCGCCGGCATCGTCCTCACCGGCGGCGCGTCGCGGCTGCCCGGAATCTTCGACGTAGCCGAGTCGGTTCTGCGCCGCTCGGTGCGGCTTTCATGGCCCGCGCCGCTGGCGAAGATGCCGTCGACGTTATCGGAACCCGAATTCGCCACCGTGCTCGGCATGGTGAACTACGGCCAGCGCGCGAGAATCGCTCGCGGCCTGCAAGAGGATCGATGGGGAACGAGATTGAAAGCGATGTTAGTGGGAAAGGGAGCGTAG